One genomic window of Phycisphaerales bacterium includes the following:
- a CDS encoding AAA family ATPase encodes MSEPVQHVLAALRGHGHEPRQSGGGWSCRCPAHDDTNPSLSIRAGDEGRALVYCHAGCSVEAVCDAIGLRPADLFASTSDGPTGRTATKCRQESTTKPRTFTTADDAVRELERRHGRRSATWTYTDAAGEPVGLVVRWNTDTDKIVRPVARGDDGRWRIGGMSDPRPLYALPDLLAAPLSDRVWVCEGEKAADDARAVGLTATTSPHGSQSASKADWSPMAGHDVVILPDRDKAGEGYADDVAGLVTAAGAKSVRVVRLADLWAGMPEGGDMVDLLDHRGGDGETVRAEVEALADAAEPVADSFQPLRVRGDRNELRFVSVADIGPSEPTDWLWPGYIARGSVTLLTGRWKGGKTTLLGHLLRDLYRGEGLVDSPIDGPTLIVSEEPLSLWRRRRDALPLPADVRIAQRESFAKPSRQQWQAWIESLAETIRRDGVALVVFDTLAGLWPVDNENDAAQVQEALALLRDLTQAGAAVLLCHHPRKGEGENFQASRGSGALPGFADILVELQPYQRDDASDRRRKLVATGRYEGIPAEVVIELTDDGYIMLGEPTGVRAAEVADTIAELLPADGKGMTPADVAEAWPTDWKPGITKLRGVLRAGHKTGRWVESGEGAKGSPYTYTRPPNSFQSPETHSG; translated from the coding sequence ATGAGCGAGCCCGTCCAGCACGTTCTGGCCGCCCTACGCGGCCACGGGCACGAACCCCGCCAGTCTGGCGGTGGTTGGTCTTGCCGATGCCCTGCCCACGACGACACCAATCCCTCGCTGTCGATCCGCGCCGGCGACGAAGGGCGGGCACTGGTGTATTGCCACGCGGGCTGTAGCGTCGAGGCGGTGTGCGATGCCATCGGGCTGCGGCCCGCCGACCTGTTCGCGTCTACCAGCGATGGACCCACCGGACGGACAGCCACGAAGTGCCGGCAGGAATCGACCACGAAGCCCCGGACGTTCACGACGGCGGATGATGCGGTGCGCGAGCTGGAACGCCGGCACGGCCGACGCTCGGCGACCTGGACGTACACGGACGCAGCGGGTGAGCCCGTGGGATTGGTGGTACGGTGGAATACGGACACGGACAAGATCGTGCGGCCGGTTGCGCGTGGCGACGATGGACGCTGGCGCATCGGTGGGATGTCGGACCCCCGACCCCTGTACGCCCTGCCCGACCTGCTGGCCGCGCCGCTGTCGGATCGGGTGTGGGTGTGCGAGGGCGAGAAGGCGGCGGATGATGCGCGAGCGGTAGGACTGACGGCGACGACAAGCCCGCACGGGTCACAGTCGGCAAGCAAGGCGGATTGGTCCCCGATGGCCGGGCATGACGTAGTGATCCTGCCCGACCGCGACAAAGCCGGCGAGGGGTACGCCGACGACGTGGCGGGACTTGTGACGGCTGCGGGTGCGAAGTCGGTGCGGGTGGTTCGGTTGGCGGACTTGTGGGCAGGGATGCCCGAAGGCGGTGATATGGTGGACCTGTTGGACCATCGCGGCGGTGACGGTGAAACCGTGCGGGCGGAAGTCGAGGCGTTGGCGGATGCGGCCGAACCTGTTGCGGATTCGTTTCAGCCGCTTAGGGTGCGAGGCGATCGAAACGAATTGCGATTCGTTTCCGTGGCGGACATTGGCCCCTCTGAGCCCACCGATTGGCTGTGGCCGGGGTACATCGCCCGAGGGAGCGTGACGCTGCTGACCGGCCGATGGAAGGGCGGCAAGACCACGCTGCTAGGCCACCTGCTGCGCGACCTGTACCGGGGCGAGGGGTTGGTAGACTCGCCCATCGACGGCCCCACGCTGATCGTGAGCGAGGAACCGCTGTCACTGTGGAGACGACGACGCGACGCCCTACCCCTTCCTGCCGACGTGCGCATCGCCCAGCGTGAGAGTTTCGCCAAGCCCAGCCGGCAACAGTGGCAAGCGTGGATCGAATCGCTAGCCGAGACCATCCGACGCGATGGCGTGGCACTGGTAGTGTTCGACACGCTGGCGGGGCTGTGGCCCGTGGACAACGAGAACGATGCGGCGCAGGTACAGGAAGCGCTCGCCCTGCTACGCGACCTGACGCAAGCCGGCGCTGCGGTGCTGCTGTGCCACCATCCCCGCAAGGGCGAGGGCGAGAACTTCCAAGCGAGCCGGGGAAGCGGAGCGCTGCCGGGGTTCGCCGACATTCTGGTGGAGCTACAGCCCTACCAGAGAGACGACGCCAGCGACCGCCGGCGCAAGCTGGTGGCGACCGGACGCTACGAAGGCATCCCCGCAGAAGTGGTGATCGAGTTGACCGACGACGGGTACATCATGCTGGGCGAGCCCACGGGCGTGCGTGCTGCCGAAGTTGCCGACACCATCGCCGAACTGCTGCCGGCAGACGGGAAGGGCATGACCCCCGCCGACGTGGCGGAGGCGTGGCCGACTGACTGGAAGCCGGGCATAACCAAACTGCGCGGTGTGCTGAGGGCCGGACACAAGACTGGCCGCTGGGTAGAAAGCGGCGAGGGAGCGAAGGGCTCGCCCTACACCTACACGCGGCCCCCGAACTCGTTTCAATCGCCAGAGACCCATAGCGGCTGA
- a CDS encoding helix-turn-helix domain-containing protein, which translates to MALDADRTLPALLNSKQVTDHYGIPPRTLARLVSSNAIPSTTVGRSRLFPRAALELWVAHGCPDEPGDGGRILHVLRKAVTA; encoded by the coding sequence ATGGCACTGGACGCCGACCGAACGCTCCCCGCGTTGTTGAACTCGAAGCAGGTTACCGACCACTACGGCATCCCGCCCCGCACGCTTGCACGTCTGGTGTCGAGCAACGCGATCCCTTCGACCACGGTCGGGCGGTCGCGTCTGTTTCCGCGTGCGGCGCTGGAATTGTGGGTTGCCCACGGATGCCCAGACGAACCCGGCGATGGCGGACGCATCTTGCACGTGCTGCGCAAGGCGGTGACGGCATGA